In Phycodurus eques isolate BA_2022a chromosome 23, UOR_Pequ_1.1, whole genome shotgun sequence, a genomic segment contains:
- the htr2cl1 gene encoding 5-hydroxytryptamine (serotonin) receptor 2C, G protein-coupled-like 1, with amino-acid sequence MGSPATAPLGGFGTTTVAGWTYWSGNGSPKLNQSLVRLAGGGGGIVSAVGANMGNLTREGVLKVKNWPALLILVIIALTVGGNILVILAVSLEKKLQNATNFFLRSLAVADMLVGILVMPVSLINILYDYAWPLPSALCPIWIYLDVLFSTASIMHLCAISLDRYVAIRNPIEHSRFNSRTKAMMKIAAVWTISIGVSMPIPVIGLLNEDKVFVNGSCVLNEERFILMGSFVAFFIPLVIMVVTYGLTIQVLQRQATVFLCEAHTSSQQPLQTPAVTHTSQKHLYASPDPPELKVASEPGILLSVSASESVSILPGSEATSQLSSPAAGPGRSDAAAGCHGGRGMMQAIKNERRASKVLGIVVFLFLVMWCPFFITNVTFVLCGGSCDESVLHELLNVFVWVGYISSGVNPLVYTLFNKTYRRAFSSYIHCRYNVGANAAGSGQAFKNPLAPPSSLHAVMPLLGDGHRKVCADQGRHSNCRNGGRATLDPEEDVTRAGSDAVPSLYECHDTGGALSETEAETEEQELSLVSYSPASTVHTSSV; translated from the exons ATGGGCAGCCCGGCGACTGCTCCCCTTGGCGGGTTTGGCACGACCACGGTCGCGGGCTGGACATACTGGTCTGGAAACGGCTCGCCAAAGCTCAACCAGAGCCTGGTGAGGTTGGCGGGGGGCGGCGGTGGCATTGTGTCGGCCGTGGGTGCCAACATGGGAAACTTGACACGGGAGGGGGTCTTAAAGGTTAAGAACTGGCCGGCGCTGCTCATCCTGGTCATCATCGCACTGACTGTCGGTGGCAATATCCTGGTCATCCTGGCCGTGTCGCTGGAGAAGAAGCTCCAAAATGCCACTAATTTCTTCCTGAGGTCCTTGGCGGTGGCTGACATGCTGGTGGGCATCCTGGTCATGCCTGTGTCCCTCATCAACATCCTATACG ACTACGCCTGGCCCCTGCCCAGCGCCCTGTGCCCAATCTGGATCTACCTGGACGTGCTGTTCTCCACCGCCTCCATCATGCACCTGTGCGCCATCTCGCTGGACCGCTACGTGGCCATCCGCAACCCCATCGAGCACAGCCGCTTCAATTCTAGGACCAAAGCCATGATGAAGATTGCTGCCGTTTGGACCATATCCATAG GTGTCTCCATGCCCATCCCAGTGATCGGCCTCCTCAATGAGGACAAGGTGTTCGTCAACGGCAGCTGCGTGCTCAACGAGGAGCGCTTCATACTGATGGGCTCCTTCGTGGCCTTCTTCATCCCGCTGGTCATCATGGTGGTGACGTACGGCCTTACCATCCAAGTGTTGCAGAGGCAGGCCACCGTCTTCCTGTGCGAGGCCCACACTTCCTCCCAGCAGCCTTTGCAGACCCCTGCTGTGACCCACACCTCGCAGAAACACCTGTACGCCTCCCCGGACCCGCCAG AGCTAAAGGTGGCTTCGGAGCCCGGCATCCTCCTCAGCGTCTCCGCGTCAGAGAGCGTCAGCATCCTTCCTGGTTCTGAGGCGACGTCGCAGCTGAGCTCTCCAGCAGCCGGGCCCGGACGGAGCGACGCCGCCGCCGGTTGCCACGGGGGACGGGGAATGATGCAGGCCATCAAGAACGAGAGACGGGCCTCCAAG GTGTTGGGAATTGTCGTGTTCCTCTTCCTGGTCATGTGGTGTCCCTTTTTCATCACAAATGTCACCTTCGTACTGTGCGGTGGCTCCTGCGACGAGTCTGTGCTCCACGAGCTGCTCAACGTCTTCGTGTGGGTAGGATACATCTCATCGGGGGTCAACCCGCTGGTCTACACGCTGTTCAACAAGACCTACAGGAGAGCCTTCTCCAGCTACATCCACTGTCGCTACAATGTGGGCGCCAACGCAGCTGGGTCCGGCCAGGCCTTCAAGAACCCGCTGGCGCCGCCATCGTCCTTACACGCCGTCATGCCGCTCCTGGGGGATGGCCACAGGAAGGTGTGCGCCGACCAGGGACGCCACAGTAACTGTCGAAACGGCGGCCGGGCCACGCTGGACCCAGAGGAAGACGTGACACGAGCGGGGAGCGACGCAGTGCCGAGCCTCTATGAGTGCCACGACACCGGGGGGGCGCTCTCTGAAACCGAGGCCGAAACCGAAGAACAGGAACTGTCGCTCGTCAGCTACAGCCCCGCCTCCACGGTTCACACCAGCAGCGTGTGA
- the zgc:109889 gene encoding actin-binding protein WASF3 isoform X3, whose amino-acid sequence MPLVKRTIEPRHLCRGALPHGVTSELECVTNSTLAAIIKQLGGLSRHAEDIFGELFNEANSFYLRMSSLQERVDQLAVKVTQLDSTVEEVSLQDINMRKAFKSSTVQDQQVVSRTSVPNPVVEMYHRCDKPPPLNILSPYRDDKKDALKFYTDSSYFFNLWKEKMLQATEDKRKEKRRQKEQQRQVDDPGREVKKVRKARNRRQEWNVLAYDKEFRPDARLTPSPYHGMSPEGSLSPDSRSVASDSYPASPNHASSQASASNHHARDHTGAAAQTQSLDRGLRPANQVAGAGGAGSAGRHVASLGRTPSGQASQAGGDLTVNGPRQPPLKDYRAGHGSSQPSTIPEYYIPPAPPPPPPTIPSAQTAFDHTPGPASGTASAVPPVSSALSRPYSPSPPPPPVNYVPSPAHPASGVPPAAPPPPPLGGPATDAVPPARKGTVLGMIPMSDARSDLLAAIRRGIQLRKVQEQREQEAKREPVGNDVATILSRRIAVEYSESDDDSELDENEWSD is encoded by the exons ATGCCGCTGGTGAAGAGAACCATCGAGCCGAGGCACCTGTGCCGCGGGGCGCTACCGCACGGCGTCACCAGCGAACTGGAGTGTGTCACCAACAGCACGCTCGCTGCCATCATCAAACAGCTGGGAGGCCTCA gtCGCCACGCTGAGGACATTTTCGGGGAGCTGTTCAATGAAGCAAACAGTTTCTACCTAAGGATGAGCAGCCTGCAGGAACGCGTCGACCAACTCGCGGTCAAAGTCACTCAGCTGGACTCCACGGTGGAGGaag TGTCCCTGCAGGACATCAACATGAGGAAGGCCTTCAAGAGCAGTACTGTGCAAGACCAGCAGGTAGTGTCCAGGACGTCGGTGCCCAACCCGGTGGTGGAGATGTACCATCGCTGCGACAAACCTCCTCCGCTCAACATCCTCAGCCCCTACAG GGATGACAAGAAGGATGCGCTGAAGTTCTACACGGACTCGTCCTACTTCTTCAACCTGTGGAAGGAGAAGATGCTGCAGGCCACGGAGGACAAGCGCAAGGAGAAGAGGCGGCAGAAG GAGCAGCAGAGGCAGGTTGACGACCCAGGCCGAGAAGTGAAGAAG GTGCGTAAGGCTCGCAACCGTCGCCAGGAGTGGAACGTACTGGCCTACGACAAGGAGTTCCGACCCGATGCCAGGCTCACGCCTTCGCCTTACCACGGCATGTCTCCCGAGGGCTCCTTGTCGCCCGACAGCAG GTCCGTGGCGTCAGACTCGTACCCCGCCAGTCCCAACCACGCCTCGAGCCAGGCATCCGCTTCGAACCACCACGCCAGGGATCACACGGGCGCAGCGGCCCAGACCCAGTCGCTGGATCGGGGGCTTAGGCCCGCCAACCAGGTCGCGGGAGCGGGAGGGGCAGGTTCCGCCGGGCGCCACGTTGCCTCCCTGGGCAGGACCCCGTCGGGTCAGGCCAGCCAGGCCGGCGGGGATCTGACAGTCAACGGGCCTAGGCAGCCGCCGCTCAAGGATTACCGGGCCGGCCACGG CAGCAGCCAGCCCTCCACTATACCGGAGTACTACATCCCGCCTGcgcctccccctcctcccccgACCATCCCCTCTGCCCAGACCGCCTTTGATCACACCCCGGGCCCAGCCTCCGGCACTGCCTCAGCCGTGCCCCCCGTCTCGTCCGCCCTATCCCGTCCATACTCcccctctcctcctccacccCCCGTCAACTACGTGCCCTCTCCCGCCCACCCCGCTTCCGGGGTGCCGCCGGCCgccccgccgccgcctccgCTCGGAGGTCCTGCGACGGATGCCGTACCCCCCGCCAGGAAGGGCACCGTGCTGGGGATGATCCCCATGAGCGACGCCCGCTCTGACCTGCTGGCTGCCATACGTAGAG GCATCCAGCTGAGGAAGGTGCAGGAGCAGCGGGAGCAGGAGGCCAAGCGCGAGCCAGTTGGCAATGACGTGGCCACTATCTTGTCTCGACGCATCGCAGTGGAGTACAGCGAGTCCGACGACGACTCTGAACTGGATGAGAATGAGTGGTCCGACTAA
- the zgc:109889 gene encoding actin-binding protein WASF3 isoform X2, with the protein MPLVKRTIEPRHLCRGALPHGVTSELECVTNSTLAAIIKQLGGLSRHAEDIFGELFNEANSFYLRMSSLQERVDQLAVKVTQLDSTVEEVSLQDINMRKAFKSSTVQDQQVVSRTSVPNPVVEMYHRCDKPPPLNILSPYRDDKKDALKFYTDSSYFFNLWKEKMLQATEDKRKEKRRQKGCPAHPDRPQSRQAPPRSPLSISEQQRQVDDPGREVKKVRKARNRRQEWNVLAYDKEFRPDARLTPSPYHGMSPEGSLSPDSRSVASDSYPASPNHASSQASASNHHARDHTGAAAQTQSLDRGLRPANQVAGAGGAGSAGRHVASLGRTPSGQASQAGGDLTVNGPRQPPLKDYRAGHGSQPSTIPEYYIPPAPPPPPPTIPSAQTAFDHTPGPASGTASAVPPVSSALSRPYSPSPPPPPVNYVPSPAHPASGVPPAAPPPPPLGGPATDAVPPARKGTVLGMIPMSDARSDLLAAIRRGIQLRKVQEQREQEAKREPVGNDVATILSRRIAVEYSESDDDSELDENEWSD; encoded by the exons ATGCCGCTGGTGAAGAGAACCATCGAGCCGAGGCACCTGTGCCGCGGGGCGCTACCGCACGGCGTCACCAGCGAACTGGAGTGTGTCACCAACAGCACGCTCGCTGCCATCATCAAACAGCTGGGAGGCCTCA gtCGCCACGCTGAGGACATTTTCGGGGAGCTGTTCAATGAAGCAAACAGTTTCTACCTAAGGATGAGCAGCCTGCAGGAACGCGTCGACCAACTCGCGGTCAAAGTCACTCAGCTGGACTCCACGGTGGAGGaag TGTCCCTGCAGGACATCAACATGAGGAAGGCCTTCAAGAGCAGTACTGTGCAAGACCAGCAGGTAGTGTCCAGGACGTCGGTGCCCAACCCGGTGGTGGAGATGTACCATCGCTGCGACAAACCTCCTCCGCTCAACATCCTCAGCCCCTACAG GGATGACAAGAAGGATGCGCTGAAGTTCTACACGGACTCGTCCTACTTCTTCAACCTGTGGAAGGAGAAGATGCTGCAGGCCACGGAGGACAAGCGCAAGGAGAAGAGGCGGCAGAAG GGCTGTCCGGCCCATCCTGACAGGCCCCAATCCAGACAGGCCCCACCCAGGAGCCCCCTGTCCATCTCT GAGCAGCAGAGGCAGGTTGACGACCCAGGCCGAGAAGTGAAGAAG GTGCGTAAGGCTCGCAACCGTCGCCAGGAGTGGAACGTACTGGCCTACGACAAGGAGTTCCGACCCGATGCCAGGCTCACGCCTTCGCCTTACCACGGCATGTCTCCCGAGGGCTCCTTGTCGCCCGACAGCAG GTCCGTGGCGTCAGACTCGTACCCCGCCAGTCCCAACCACGCCTCGAGCCAGGCATCCGCTTCGAACCACCACGCCAGGGATCACACGGGCGCAGCGGCCCAGACCCAGTCGCTGGATCGGGGGCTTAGGCCCGCCAACCAGGTCGCGGGAGCGGGAGGGGCAGGTTCCGCCGGGCGCCACGTTGCCTCCCTGGGCAGGACCCCGTCGGGTCAGGCCAGCCAGGCCGGCGGGGATCTGACAGTCAACGGGCCTAGGCAGCCGCCGCTCAAGGATTACCGGGCCGGCCACGG CAGCCAGCCCTCCACTATACCGGAGTACTACATCCCGCCTGcgcctccccctcctcccccgACCATCCCCTCTGCCCAGACCGCCTTTGATCACACCCCGGGCCCAGCCTCCGGCACTGCCTCAGCCGTGCCCCCCGTCTCGTCCGCCCTATCCCGTCCATACTCcccctctcctcctccacccCCCGTCAACTACGTGCCCTCTCCCGCCCACCCCGCTTCCGGGGTGCCGCCGGCCgccccgccgccgcctccgCTCGGAGGTCCTGCGACGGATGCCGTACCCCCCGCCAGGAAGGGCACCGTGCTGGGGATGATCCCCATGAGCGACGCCCGCTCTGACCTGCTGGCTGCCATACGTAGAG GCATCCAGCTGAGGAAGGTGCAGGAGCAGCGGGAGCAGGAGGCCAAGCGCGAGCCAGTTGGCAATGACGTGGCCACTATCTTGTCTCGACGCATCGCAGTGGAGTACAGCGAGTCCGACGACGACTCTGAACTGGATGAGAATGAGTGGTCCGACTAA
- the zgc:109889 gene encoding actin-binding protein WASF3 isoform X1 encodes MPLVKRTIEPRHLCRGALPHGVTSELECVTNSTLAAIIKQLGGLSRHAEDIFGELFNEANSFYLRMSSLQERVDQLAVKVTQLDSTVEEVSLQDINMRKAFKSSTVQDQQVVSRTSVPNPVVEMYHRCDKPPPLNILSPYRDDKKDALKFYTDSSYFFNLWKEKMLQATEDKRKEKRRQKGCPAHPDRPQSRQAPPRSPLSISEQQRQVDDPGREVKKVRKARNRRQEWNVLAYDKEFRPDARLTPSPYHGMSPEGSLSPDSRSVASDSYPASPNHASSQASASNHHARDHTGAAAQTQSLDRGLRPANQVAGAGGAGSAGRHVASLGRTPSGQASQAGGDLTVNGPRQPPLKDYRAGHGSSQPSTIPEYYIPPAPPPPPPTIPSAQTAFDHTPGPASGTASAVPPVSSALSRPYSPSPPPPPVNYVPSPAHPASGVPPAAPPPPPLGGPATDAVPPARKGTVLGMIPMSDARSDLLAAIRRGIQLRKVQEQREQEAKREPVGNDVATILSRRIAVEYSESDDDSELDENEWSD; translated from the exons ATGCCGCTGGTGAAGAGAACCATCGAGCCGAGGCACCTGTGCCGCGGGGCGCTACCGCACGGCGTCACCAGCGAACTGGAGTGTGTCACCAACAGCACGCTCGCTGCCATCATCAAACAGCTGGGAGGCCTCA gtCGCCACGCTGAGGACATTTTCGGGGAGCTGTTCAATGAAGCAAACAGTTTCTACCTAAGGATGAGCAGCCTGCAGGAACGCGTCGACCAACTCGCGGTCAAAGTCACTCAGCTGGACTCCACGGTGGAGGaag TGTCCCTGCAGGACATCAACATGAGGAAGGCCTTCAAGAGCAGTACTGTGCAAGACCAGCAGGTAGTGTCCAGGACGTCGGTGCCCAACCCGGTGGTGGAGATGTACCATCGCTGCGACAAACCTCCTCCGCTCAACATCCTCAGCCCCTACAG GGATGACAAGAAGGATGCGCTGAAGTTCTACACGGACTCGTCCTACTTCTTCAACCTGTGGAAGGAGAAGATGCTGCAGGCCACGGAGGACAAGCGCAAGGAGAAGAGGCGGCAGAAG GGCTGTCCGGCCCATCCTGACAGGCCCCAATCCAGACAGGCCCCACCCAGGAGCCCCCTGTCCATCTCT GAGCAGCAGAGGCAGGTTGACGACCCAGGCCGAGAAGTGAAGAAG GTGCGTAAGGCTCGCAACCGTCGCCAGGAGTGGAACGTACTGGCCTACGACAAGGAGTTCCGACCCGATGCCAGGCTCACGCCTTCGCCTTACCACGGCATGTCTCCCGAGGGCTCCTTGTCGCCCGACAGCAG GTCCGTGGCGTCAGACTCGTACCCCGCCAGTCCCAACCACGCCTCGAGCCAGGCATCCGCTTCGAACCACCACGCCAGGGATCACACGGGCGCAGCGGCCCAGACCCAGTCGCTGGATCGGGGGCTTAGGCCCGCCAACCAGGTCGCGGGAGCGGGAGGGGCAGGTTCCGCCGGGCGCCACGTTGCCTCCCTGGGCAGGACCCCGTCGGGTCAGGCCAGCCAGGCCGGCGGGGATCTGACAGTCAACGGGCCTAGGCAGCCGCCGCTCAAGGATTACCGGGCCGGCCACGG CAGCAGCCAGCCCTCCACTATACCGGAGTACTACATCCCGCCTGcgcctccccctcctcccccgACCATCCCCTCTGCCCAGACCGCCTTTGATCACACCCCGGGCCCAGCCTCCGGCACTGCCTCAGCCGTGCCCCCCGTCTCGTCCGCCCTATCCCGTCCATACTCcccctctcctcctccacccCCCGTCAACTACGTGCCCTCTCCCGCCCACCCCGCTTCCGGGGTGCCGCCGGCCgccccgccgccgcctccgCTCGGAGGTCCTGCGACGGATGCCGTACCCCCCGCCAGGAAGGGCACCGTGCTGGGGATGATCCCCATGAGCGACGCCCGCTCTGACCTGCTGGCTGCCATACGTAGAG GCATCCAGCTGAGGAAGGTGCAGGAGCAGCGGGAGCAGGAGGCCAAGCGCGAGCCAGTTGGCAATGACGTGGCCACTATCTTGTCTCGACGCATCGCAGTGGAGTACAGCGAGTCCGACGACGACTCTGAACTGGATGAGAATGAGTGGTCCGACTAA